A stretch of Bombina bombina isolate aBomBom1 chromosome 2, aBomBom1.pri, whole genome shotgun sequence DNA encodes these proteins:
- the TMEM215 gene encoding transmembrane protein 215 produces the protein MRPDDINPRTGLVVALVSIFLVFGFMFTVSGFKGESLGDIPLIAIGPAIFLPGVAAISLARRTDGCTKWPYKPWICCKKPKDKEDVELLKTPSDMESGKGSSNELDKKGETKGKEDDCEPNTAISIEETKSLSGKMDQENGLSYLDKCYSSTALPGGVGNHTSFSAFDKTCSSDRVIYTATEEKVTFDPRDSDSAAHSESGPYDSYCCYVKTTEVNWDQETIV, from the coding sequence ATGAGACCAGATGATATCAACCCTCGTACTGGACTGGTGGTGGCTCTTGTGAGTATCTTTCTTGTGTTTGGTTTCATGTTTACAGTTTCTGGGTTCAAAGGTGAAAGCTTAGGTGATATCCCATTAATTGCTATAGGGCCTGCAATATTTCTCCCAGGAGTGGCTGCTATTTCCCTTGCCAGGAGAACTGATGGCTGTACTAAGTGGCCATACAAACCATGGATCTGTTGCAAGAAACCCAAAGACAAAGAGGATGTTGAACTTTTGAAGACCCCATCAGACATGGAGTCTGGCAAAGGAAGCTCCAATGAGCTTGATaaaaaaggagaaaccaaaggAAAGGAAGATGACTGTGAACCCAACACAGCCATCTCTATAGAGGAAACCAAGTCCCTCAGTGGGAAAATGGACCAAGAAAATGGGTTGAGCTACCTGGATAAGTGCTATTCCTCCACCGCATTGCCAGGTGGAGTGGGAAACCATACCTCCTTCTCCGCTTTTGATAAGACATGTTCTTCAGACAGAGTTATCTACACTGCAACAGAAGAAAAGGTTACTTTTGATCCTAGAGACAGTGATTCTGCTGCTCACAGTGAGAGTGGCCCCTATGACAGTTATTGCTGCTATGTAAAAACAACAGAAGTGAACTGGGACCAGGAGACAATTGTCTAA